A stretch of Limanda limanda chromosome 7, fLimLim1.1, whole genome shotgun sequence DNA encodes these proteins:
- the nol4la gene encoding nucleolar protein 4-like, producing MATKKACVDAPKRSRSPVVLEAEMFSEFQDWCLRTYGDSGKTKTVTRRKYNKIMQTLLQSDESDGVYVDNSHINAKFKFWVKSKGFQVGTNVLGEHNKKGTPGKPVLYVPVKSTCSDGNSAQDNSSLKRVAVVEDFFDIIYAMHVEMGADPGRAPKHAGQKKTYKAIAETYAFLPREAVTRFLMSCGECQKRMHINPSTAEFKENDRPASLVPDLIDYNMPLTATYLKQMKLQCMTANERDDSSVSSEDMNGTEPTWVPAEQPPVPEPSPPNGERVGNPTAAIKEEDDDDSSESGSANGLPALTSPEVLAAGGNPPDGGAPYGEVTENGLSAPLDFSTTSSSSSSEDQQPVNLSDSLLPVGCSPSDPTRKYPVKTEYTNKSPPYSSGSYDSVKTELSMSAEDLTSGRAQIIDDDDDDHDDHDDSDKINDAEGMDPERLKAFNMFVRLFVDENLDRMVPISKQPKEKIQAIIESCSRQFPEFQERSRKRIRTYLKSCRRMKKGGFEIRPTPPHLTSAMAENILAAACDSETRNAAKRMRLDVYQSSDEPASGDKSNSRDSAPAAPTAFSISSAAFAQDQLYTNGGLNYNLRGYGTVGSNQQNSGAAQTNGPTDLSMKSVGPNSSSSSNSHGQGGGGGGASAQLSPPEVTAVRQLIAGYRESAAFLLRSADELENLILQQN from the exons aTGGCAACGAAAAAGGCGTGCGTGGATGCGCCCAAGAGGAGCCGGAGTCCGGTCGTGCTGGAGGCGGAGATGTTCAGTGAATTTCAGGACTGGTGTCTCCGGACTTATGGGGACTCCGGGAAAACAAAGACCGTCACCCGgcgaaaatacaacaaaatcaTGCAGACACTGTTGCAGAGCGACGAGTCGGACGGCGTGTACGTGGACAACAGCCACATCAACGCCAAATTCAAATTCTGGGTGAAGTCGAAAGGATTTCAGGTCGGGACCAACGTCCTGGGAGAGCACAACAAGAAAGGGACGCCAGGGAAACCCGTCCTATATGTGCCGGTCAAGTCAAcg TGTTCGGACGGTAATTCAGCCCAAGACAACTCCTCCCTGAAGCGTGTGGCTGTGGTTGAAGACTTCTTTGACATCATCTATGCCATGCATGTGGAGATGGGTGCTGACCCTGGCCGAGCACCCAAACACGCGGGCCAGAAGAAGACCTACAAAGCG ATCGCAGAGACCTACGCCTTCCTGCCCAGAGAGGCGGTGACTCGGTTCCTAATGAGCTGTGGAGAGTGTCAGAAGAGGATGCACATCAACCCCAGCACTGCAGAGTTCAAAG aAAATGACAGACCCGCCTCCCTGGTCCCGGACCTCATTGATTACAACATGCCTCTTACTGCCACCTACCTGAAACAAATGAAACTGCAGTGCATGACTGCCAATGAAAGG GACGACAGCTCGGTGAGCAGCGAGGACATGAACGGCACTGAGCCCACCTGGGTCCCAGCGGAGCAGCCCCCCGTGCCTGAGCCCAGTCCACCCAACGGGGAACGAGTCGGCAACCCAACGGCCGCCATTAAAGAGGAGGATG ATGACGACTCCTCGGAGAGCGGCAGTGCCAACGGGCTGCCGGCCCTGACCTCCCCGGAGGTGCTGGCTGCGGGTGGGAACCCCCCAGATGGTGGGGCCCCTTATGGGGAGGTGACGGAGAACGGTCTGAGCGCTCCCCTGGACTTCAGCACcacctcgtcctcgtcctcctcggaGGATCAGCAGCCGGTCAACCTGAGCGACAGCCTGCTGCCGGTGGGCTGCTCGCCGTCAGACCCCACCAGGAAGTACCCCGTCAAAACAGAGTACACCAACAAG TCTCCTCCGTACAGCTCAGGAAGTTATGACTCCGTGAAGACTGAGCTGAGCATGAGTGCCGAGGACTTGACCTCTGGCCGGGCGCAGATAATCGATGACGACGACGATGATCACGACGACCACGATGACAGCGACAAGATTAATGATGCTGAGGGGATGGACCCCGAGAGACTTAAAGCCTTCAAT atgtttgtGCGTCTGTTCGTGGACGAGAATCTGGACCGCATGGTGCCCATCTCCAAACAGCCCAAGGAGAAGATCCAGGCCATCATCGAGTCCTGTAGCCGACAGTTCCCCGAGTTCCAGGAGCGCTCCCGCAAGCGCATCCGCACCTACCTCAAATCCTGTCGCCGAATGAAAAAAGGCGGTTTTGAG ATCCGACCAAcacctcctcacctcacctctgCCATGGCTGAGAACATCCTCGCGGCCGCCTGTGACAGCGAAACCCGGAACGCTGCCAAGAGGATGCGGCTCGATGTCTACCAGTCGTCG GATGAGCCAGCCTCCGGTGACAAGTCCAACTCCAGGGACTCGGCCCCCGCGGCCCCGACAGCATTTTCCATTTCCAGCGCAGCCTTCGCCCAGGACCAGCTCTACACCAACGGAGGCCTCAACTACAACCTGCGAGGATACGGGACGGTCGGCAGCAACCAGCAGAACTCTGGAGCTGCACAGACCAACG GTCCCACAGATCTGAGTATGAAGTCCGTCGGCCCAAActcttcctccagctccaaCAGTCACGGTCAgggcggtggcggcggcggcgcctCGGCCCAGCTCAGCCCCCCCGAGGTCACGGCGGTGAGGCAGCTCATCGCCGGCTACCGGGAGTCCGCGGCCTTCCTCCTCCGCTCGGCAGACGAGCTGGAAAACCTGATCCTGCAGCAGAACTGA